In the genome of Lichenicola cladoniae, the window TTATCCTTTATGGCTCCCGCGCACGAGGAGACTGGGACCACGCGAGCGATATCGACGTGATTGCTTTTGGTAACGCGGGCGAGACACCGCACATCGCTCATCGGTGGGAAGACCTCTTCCTTGATTTGTTTCTCTACCCTCCGCGTACGAGCCCAACCTCGGATTGGCTACGGATCAACGACGGTCAGGTGCTGTTCCAAAATGAGACCGACGGAGACGACGCTCTAGCGACAACCAGGGCCATGTTTTCGTTGGGCCCAGAGCAAATGAGCGAAGCCGACCGTCAAACAACGAAACTGTGGCTAGATAAGATGCTCAGTCGCGCGGAGAAGGGCGACGCTGAAGGAGATTACCGGCGACACTGGTTGCTTAAAGAGATGCTCGAGATCTACTTCAACCTTCGGGGTAGATGGTATCTCGGACCCAAGAAGAGCTTCGCTGTC includes:
- a CDS encoding nucleotidyltransferase domain-containing protein; this encodes MMSGPNHPEQQQELLDRLCAYLRERFSCETVILYGSRARGDWDHASDIDVIAFGNAGETPHIAHRWEDLFLDLFLYPPRTSPTSDWLRINDGQVLFQNETDGDDALATTRAMFSLGPEQMSEADRQTTKLWLDKMLSRAEKGDAEGDYRRHWLLKEMLEIYFNLRGRWYLGPKKSFAVLRDESPTHFDLLRRAIAPDAGLTELRAAIEVVKGPG